Proteins from one Escherichia coli genomic window:
- the lldR gene encoding transcriptional regulator LldR, with protein MIVLPRRLSDEVADRVRALIDEKNLEAGMKLPAERQLAMQLGVSRNSLREALAKLVSEGVLLSRRGGGTFIRWRHDTWSEQNIVQPLKTLMADDPDYSFDILEARYAIEASTAWHAAMRATPGEKEKIQLCFEATLSEDPDLASQADVRFHLAIAEASHNIVLLQTMRGFFDVLQSSVKHSRQRMYLVPPVFSQLTEQHQAVIDAIFAGDADGARKAMMAHLSFVHTTMKRFDEDQARHARITRLPGDHNENSREKNA; from the coding sequence ATGATTGTTTTACCCAGACGCCTGTCAGACGAGGTTGCCGATCGTGTGCGGGCGCTGATTGATGAAAAAAACCTGGAGGCGGGCATGAAGTTGCCCGCTGAACGTCAACTGGCGATGCAACTCGGCGTATCGCGTAATTCACTGCGCGAGGCGCTGGCAAAACTGGTGAGCGAAGGCGTGCTGCTTAGTCGACGCGGCGGCGGGACGTTTATTCGCTGGCGTCATGACACATGGTCGGAGCAAAACATCGTCCAGCCGCTGAAAACGCTGATGGCCGATGATCCGGATTACAGTTTCGATATTCTGGAAGCCCGCTACGCCATTGAAGCCAGCACCGCATGGCATGCGGCAATGCGCGCCACACCTGGCGAAAAAGAGAAAATTCAGCTTTGCTTTGAAGCAACGCTAAGTGAAGACCCGGATCTCGCCTCACAAGCGGACGTTCGTTTTCATCTGGCGATTGCCGAAGCCTCACATAACATCGTGCTGCTGCAAACCATGCGTGGTTTCTTCGATGTCCTGCAATCCTCAGTGAAGCATAGCCGTCAGCGGATGTATCTGGTGCCCCCGGTTTTTTCACAACTGACCGAACAACATCAGGCTGTCATTGACGCCATTTTTGCCGGTGATGCTGACGGGGCGCGTAAAGCAATGATGGCGCACCTTAGCTTTGTTCACACCACCATGAAACGATTCGATGAAGATCAGGCTCGCCATGCACGCATTACCCGCCTGCCTGGTGACCATAATGAGAATTCGAGGGAGAAAAACGCATGA